Sequence from the Ereboglobus luteus genome:
TTATCCTGATTCAGAATTGGAGCGGCCTGTTTCCCGGAGTCGGGACGCTGCGCGTGTGGGACGAAGGCGCGGGCTGGAAGGAGATCATCCGCCCCGGCAACGCCGACATGAACATGACCATCGCGCTGGCATTGATCGCGACCGCGGCTTGGGCGTATTTCATTTTGCGCTACGCCGGCTTGAAGGCCGTGCTCGCGGACTGGTTTGGCAACAAGGCGGACCGGCGCGAGGTGCCGCTGCCCATCTACCTGTTCCTGTATCTCGTGTTTTTCCTGGTGGGCATCATTGAGATCATCTCGATTGTATTCCGGCCCGTTTCGCTCTCCTTCCGTTTGTTCGGAAATGTCTTCGGCGGCGAAAACCTACTCCACAGCATGCAGGCGCTCTTCAAATGGGGGCTGCCGATACCGTTTTATTTTCTCGAAGTGCTAATCGGCTTGGTGCAGGCGCTCGTGTTCACGCTGCTCGTGAGCGTTTACATCGGGCTCATCTGCAACCACGAGGACGGACACGAGGAGGCGCATGACGACGCAGCCGGGACAAAGGCAAAAGAAGACTCCCGCGCCGCCATCGAGGCGCCCGCTCCGGGAACCGTCGCAACAACAACGCCAACCGTCGCAACCGCCGCGCCGAACTGACCATTTTCCACTTTCCCGCCGGGAGCGTGCCATGAGCGCGCACGGCGGAACAACAACCAACAACAAAACATCACACACAACATGATTCCCATCATCGCAGAAATCACAGGCAGCATCCAAGGCGCGCTCGGCTGTTTCGCCGCCGCCATCGGCGTGGGTCTCGTCGGCATGAAAGCCGTCGAAGCCGTCGGCCGCAATCCCGGCGCCTCGGGCAAGATCCTCGTCCAATCCATTCTCGGCATGGCGCTCGCCGAGGCCGTGGCGTTCTACTCGCTCTTCCTCTGAGCCGGACTTTTTCGCCGCAAAAAAACTTCCACCGCGCCGGCCCGGAACCAAACCGTTCCGGCGCAGTTTCAACTCCCTTATTAAACTCAATCACAACGCGCGCCAGCCGGCATAAACCATCATGCTCTCACCGCTGCTCATTCTAGCCGAGGCAACAGTCCCCCACCCGGAATCCGCCGGGGCATCACGCAAATCATCCATAAATTCGGCATCGACTGGCCGAACCTCACCGCGCAGATCGTCAGCTTCAGCGTGGTGGCGTATATTCTCTGGAGGTTCGCCTTCAAGCCGATCCTCGCGACCCTCGACACGCGCCAGAAAAAAATCGACGAGGGCATTAAATATGCCGAGCAAATGAAGGCCGAGCTCGCCGCCTCGCAGCAAAAGCAGGAGGCGATCCTTCGCGAGGCGCAAACCAAGGCGCAGCAAATCATCGCCGACACGCAAAAAACCGCCAAGGAATACGCCGACAAACAACAGCAGGAAGCCGTCGTGCGCGCCGCCGACATCGTCGCCAAGGCGCAGCAGGCCGTCGAGCTCGAGCACAAGAAAATGCTCGCCGACGCCCGCGGCGAAATCGCCCGCCTCGTCGTCGCCACCACCGAGCGCGTGCTCGCCAAGCGGCTCTCCGACGAGGACCGCGCCGCATATAACGCGACAGCCTCGGAGAGCCTAATTAATAATGAAAAATGAATAATGTATAATGAACAAACCAGCCTGCCTGTCATTATAATGCCTCATTTTCCATTACACATTATTCATTATCTATTTTTCATTAGCATCGCGCCATGAAGCCCGGCAAAAAAACAACCCAGTTCGCCCGCCAGCTTGTGAAGCTGAGTCTCGGCGCCGACGGACGCCCCTCGTCCGAACGCGTCGCCGCCGTGCTCGTTTGCGTTGAAAAGATGAAATCCGCCGGTGCGATCGCGCTCCTCAAGGCCTACCGCCATTTTCTCGCAATCGAAGTCGCGCGCACGCAGGCGCTCATCGAGCACGCAGGCCCGGTCAGCGACGCGATCATCGCGCAAATCGCCGCCGCCATGACAAAACACTACGCGCGCCCCGTCGCACCCGTGCCCAAGTCCACGCCCGAACTCCTCGCCGGCCTCCGCGTCCGCGTCGGCGATGACGTGTATGACGCTTCAGTTGCCGGTTCGCTCCGCATGCTTGCGGACGCCACCGGCGGCAACTGAAGCTAATGTATAATGGAAAATGTATAATGAATAAAAACGACAAAGACCTTCCTGAGCGCACATACCAATATGGACGCCGGATAATCGCCCTCTTTGAGGCGTTGCCCGAAGGTAAAGTCGCCCAAGTCCTCGGCATGCAAGTGCTGCGTTCGGGGACGTCGGTCGGCGCGAATTACAGCGAGGCGGATTTTGGCCGCACCAAGCCCGAGTTTATAGCAAAAATGGGCGACTGCCTCAGGGAGCTGGCCGAGTCTAACTTTTGGTTGCGAAACATACAGGATTCCAAACTGGTAAAGTCCGCCCGCATACAACCGCTTCGCGACGAGACCGAGGAGCTTATACGAATCTTCATAACAATTATCAAAAAAACCAAAAACGACAAAAACAACGGAGACGAAACCGAATAACGTCCCCGCTCGCCCTTTTCATTATACATTATTCATTATCAATTATTCATTAGAATCGTCCCATCATGACCGTCCTAGAACAAGTCGAAGCTCAAATAGCACAACTCACCACTCGAACCACCAAACGCAATACGGGGACGATTCGCGCCCTCGCCGACGGCGTCGCGCAAATCGACGGACTCTCCGATGCCATGTATAACGAAATGGTGCAGTTCCCCGGAAACGCCATCGGCATCGCGCTCAACCTCGGGCAGGACGAAGTCGGCTGCATCATCCTCGGCGACATCGCCGCCCTCAAGGAAGGCGACGAAGTGCGGACCACCGGCAAACTCCTCTCCGTGCCCGTCGGCAAGGCTCTGCTCGGCCGCGTCGTTGACGCGCTCGGAAATCCCGTGGACGGCAAGGGCCCCATCGACGCCAAGGAAACCTATCCCGTCGAGCGCATCGCGCCCGGCATCATCTCCCGCAAATCCGTTTCGCAACCCGTCTTCACCGGCATCACCGCCATCGACTCGATGATTCCCATCGGCCGCGGCCAGCGCGAACTCATTATCGGCGACCGCGGCACCGGCAAGACCACCATCGCCATCGACACCGTTCTCAACCAGGCCAAGATCAACAAAATCGGCCTCGCCTCGGGCGACCCGAACTTCCGCCCCATCTACTCGATCTACGTCGCCGTGGGACAGAAGAATTCCAACATCGTCCGCACCATCGCGACACTCGAAGCCGCCGGCGCGCTCGAATACACCGTCGTCGTCGCCGCGCCCGCCGCCGACAACGTCGCCAACCAATACATCGCGCCCTTCGCCGGGGCCGCAATGGGCGAATGGTTCATGGAAAACAACATGGACGCGCTCATCATCTACGACGACCTTTCCAAGCACGCCGTCGCCTACCGCCAGATCTCGCTCATCCTCAAGCGCCCCTCCGGCCGCGAAGCGTATCCCGGCGACGTATTCTATCTCCACTCGCGCCTCCTCGAACGCGCCGCTCGCCTCGACGGCAAGGGCTCGCTCACCGCGCTTCCCATCGTCGAAACACTCGCGGGCGACATCTCCGCATACATTCCGACAAACATCATCTCCATCACCGACGGCCAAATCTTCCTCGAAACCGACCTCTTCAACCAAGGCACGCGACCGGCGGTTTCCGTGGGTCTCTCGGTTTCCCGCGTCGGCTCCTCGGCACAAATCAAGGCGACGAAACAAGTCGGCGGAAAACTCAAGGGCGAGCTCGCCCAGTTCCGCGAACTCGCCGCCTTCGCGCAATTCGGCTCCGACCTCGACGAACGCACCAAGAAGCAGCTCGACCGCGGCAGCCGCATCGTCGAACTCTTCAAGCAACCCGCCGGCGCGCCCATTCCGATCGAGCAGCAAGTCGTGACCCTCTGGGCCATGCAAAACGGCTATTACGACGCGCTCGAAATCAAGGACATCATCGCCACCGCCAAATCGCTCCGCGAATTCTTCGCCACGCGCAAGGAGGATATCCTCACCGAGATCCGCACCAAGGCCGCGCTCGACAAGGACCTCGAAGCCAAGATCAAGGCGGCGACCGACGAGTGGCAGCTTACGCAAAAAGCCTGACGGCTTTTTGCTAATGAAGAATGTAAAATGTATAATGAAACCAAAGGCCCACACGACCACGCCCGCGCGCGAAAACATGCCTGTGCAAGGAGCGGCGGCGTCCCGCCGCCGGACGCGACGCAGTCGCGCCCCATTATCCATTCCACATTATCCATTATTCATTAGGATTTAATCCGCCGACACCAACCCGATGCCATCAACCAGAGACATACGCAGGCGGATTAAATCCGTCAAAAACACCCGCCAGATCACGCGGGCGATGGAGCTTGTCGCCTCCTCGAAAATGAAGAAGGCGCAGCAAGCCGCGATCTCGGGCCGGCCCTACGCCAGCCTCCTCGTGTCGATGATCGCCAACATCGCCCCGCATTTCGAAGAGGGCGAGAGTCTCCACCCATTCATCGACAAGCGCGAAATCAAGACGCGCGGCATCCTTCTCATTACGACCGACAAGGGCCTCTGCGGCCCCTCAACACCAACCTCTTCAAGCTCATCTCCGACAACATTCCGCGCACCACATCCGCGAAGTTTGTCTCCGTCGGACGCAAGGGCACGCAATACCTCGCCCGGATGAAACGCGACATGATCGCCGACTTCCCCGTCAGCGACCACGTGACATTCTCGGAAACCCGCAACGTCGTTCAGTTCATGGTGAAAAAATATCTCGAAGGCGAGATCGACACCATCGAAGTCCTCTACGCCACCTTCAAAAACACGCTCGTGCAAGTGCCCCAGCTCCGCCCCGTGCTCCCGCTGGCTAACCTCGCCCAAGCGGTTGAGGACCTTCGCAAGCAAAGCGGTGCCGAGCACAAATGCGACACGCGCGAGTTCATTTACGAACCCGGCCCGAAAGCCGTGCTCGACGCGCTGCTCCCATTCTATGTGAACCGCGTCATCCACCAGTATTTCCTCGGTGCGAAAGCCTCCGAGCACAGCGCCCGCATGGTCGCCATGAAGACCGCGAAGGACAACGCCTCCAAGCTCCTCGACAACCTCACGCTCAAATTCAACAAAGCCCGCCAGACCGCGATCACCAACGAAATCATCGAAATCGCCGCGGCCAGCTTTGCGCAACAAAGCTGAAAAACCTGAAAACAAACCATCCGCAATCCAATCACTCACCAATTACCACCGCCCTTCAGCCTTCAGGTCTTCAGAACTTTAATTTTTCGCCTCTAATTATCCAACACACACGCATCCTCCATACGCCTCTCGGCATTCGAATTTTTATATGACAACAGGAAAAATTACTCAAGTCCTCGGCGCCGTCGTTGACGTGCAGTTCGCCGAAAACGAAATCCCGCCCATCAACCAGGCGCTCACTGTCGAGTTCACCGCCGCGGGCAAGGCCGAGAAACTCACGCTCGAAGTCCAGCAGCACCTCGGCGACGGCGTTGCGCGCACCATCGCCATGTCCTCCTCCGAGGGACTCGTGCGCGGCATGGATGTCATCGACACCGGCGCCCCGATCACCGTGCCCGTCGGCGAAGGCGTGCTCGGACGCATCTTCAACGTCACCGGCGACACCGTTGACGACCGCGGCCCCGTCACCGCCGAAAAACGTTATCCCATCCACCGCGATCCGCCCGCCCTCGTCGAGCAGGACACCAAGGCCGAAATCCTCGAGACCGGCATCAAGGTCTTCGACCTCATTTGCCCGTTCCTCAAAGGCGGCAAGGCGGGCATCTTCGGCGGCGCGGGCGTCGGCAAAACCGTCGTCATTCTCGAGCTCATCAACAACATCGCCAAGGCGCACGGCGGCTACTCGGTCTTCGCGGGCGTCGGCGAGCGCTCCCGCGAGGGCAACGACCTCTATCACGAAATGTCCGAGGCCGGGGTCATCAACCAGGACGACCTCTCCAAGTCAAAAGTCGCGCTCGTTTACGGCCAGATGAACGAACCGCCCGGCGCCCGCATGCGCGTCGCCCTCTCCGCCCTCTCGATGACCGAGTATTTCCGCGACGAAAAGCACCAGGACGTGCTGCTCTTCATCGACAACATCTTCCGCTTTTCGCAAGCCGGCTCCGAGGTCTCCGCGCTGCTCGGCCGCTCGCCCTCCGCCGTCGGTTACCAGCCCACGCTCGCCAATGAAATGGGCATCCTGCAAGAGCGCATCACCTCGACCAAAAACGGTTCCATCACCTCGGTGCAGGCCGTTTACGTGCCCGCCGACGATCTCACCGACCCGGCGCCCGCGAACACCTTTGCCCACCTCGACTCCACCATCGTTTTGGAGCGCTCCGTCGCCGAGCTCGGCATCTATCCCGCCGTCGATCCCCTCGCCTCCACATCCAAGGCGCTCGATCCCGCGATCGTCGGCGAGGAACACTACAACACCGCCCGCGAAGTCCAGCGAGTGCTCCAGCGCTACAAGGACCTTCAGGACATCATCGCCATCCTCGGCATGGACGAACTCTCCGACGAGGACAAGGTGACCGTGTATCGCGCGCGCAAACTGCAACGCTTCCTCTCGCAACCCTTCTCGGTGGCCGAGGTCTTCAACGGCTTCCCCGGCAAATACGTGCCCGTCGCCGAGACAATCCGCGGCTTCAAGATGATCCTCAACGGCGAACTCGACGAGGCCGCCGAGGCCGACTTCTTCATGAAGGGCAGCATCGACGAGATTTTGGCACTCGCCAAAAAATAAAAGCCTGAAGGCTGAAAAAATACATTCACTCACTCAAATTTCACACCACAGAATCTCCGACATTCAGCCTTCAAGCATTCAGGTCTTCAGAACTTTCCTCCCATGTTAACACTCGAAATCGTCACACCAGCAGCCTGCGTTTATTCCGAAACGATAGACACGGTTGTCGTTCCCACGACGTCCGGTGAGATTGGAATTCTGCCCGGCCACCTGCCGCTGCTTACGCAAGTGCGCGCCGGCGAGTTGCGCGTGACGAAGGACGGCGTGGAGGATTACATCATCATTGGCGACGGCTTTGCGGAGATCGAGTGCGACCGTGTTTCCATCCTCGCTGAAAACGCAATCAACGACGAGGAGATCGACACCAACGCCGCCGAGGCCGCGGTCAAGCGGGCCGAGGCCGCGCTGAAAAACCGCGACAGCATGACTCCCGAGGAGCTCGACCGTGTCGAAGCCGCCATGCGCTTCTCGATGGCGCAACTCGCGCACAAGCTCATGAAGAAGTAGCTTGGGGCTTCGTTTCCCGTAACGGCCCGATGTCCCCGCCAGTCGAAATCACCGAGGTCTCGCACAAGGAAATCCCGATTGATCTGCTTTTGCAGGCGGACCCATCCGAGGAAAAACTCAAGGGCTACCTGCCCCGGTCAACATGCTTTGCCGCGTGGCTCGATGGCTTGCCGGTTGGCGCATGCGCGGTCATTCCCACCGCCGAAAAAGTTTACGAACTGATGTGCATTTCCGTTGCGCCGGCTCACCAGCAAAAAGGCATCGGCGCGCGGTTGCTCCGGCATGTCATCGCAGAAATCGGAAAGCTGGGCGCGAAACAACTGACAGTCGGCACCGGCAGCTTTGGTTACCAACTGAGTTTTTATCAACGACAGGGTTTTCGTGTTTCATCCATCGACCGGGATTTTTTCATCAAAAACTACCAAGTCCCGATTTTCGAAAATGGAATACAACTCAGGGACATGCTTCGCCTGACTTTCGATTATGGTAAATCAACGTAACGCGCGGGAACCCATCCAGGGATAAACGCGGCGGCGGTCGGAATACCGCGGACGCCCGGAACGGCGAAACCGCCCTACCCCGACGCCGTTGCGAAGCGGTCACTTCACGACGGGGAATTGCGAGATTCGCAGCGTGGTGCAGCCGTAGGGGATCAGGGTGATTTCCTCCTCGGGCTGCCCGTAATCGTCGCCCGGCTTGAGCCGCGTGAAGGGAATCGGGCCGGTCATCTCATTGTATAATTTCCAATGGGGAATCCGCTTTGCCTTCACCTTTATTTGCACGGGCGCGTTTTTCAAATTCCAAAAATACTTCGCCTTCTGCCTGGATGGATCGACCGTGACCTTGAAGTGCTCCGCTGTCTTCTTCCTGTTGAAATTGACTATGCCGTAGTTCCAGTTGTCGGGCGAGGTGACTTCGTAATAATGCTCGCCGTAGCGCGTCACGTCCTCGTCGGGGAACTTCTTTTTCGTCCATTGTTCCTCCATCCGCAGCGCATACACCAGCGGGCCGCGTTCCACCGCGATTGAGTTTTCATACCATGTGCTCGTGCTCACCTGCATCGGCAGGCTCAGTTCGAGAACGTCCCCGCTTTTCCACGCGCGACGGATCACGGCGATTTCGCCGGCGGCGGCACTGCGCTCCGGTTTTCCGTTCACGCTGATCTCCGCTTTTTTGCACCAACCGGGAATGCGCAGGTGCAGCGGAAAGTTGATTTCGGAAACACCCTTGTCCTCGATTTGCACGGTGAAGCGGATGCGATCGTCCATCGGATAATACGTGTCCTCGGTGATTTTCACGCGACGTCCGTCGGCCACTTTGGCGGTGACTTCCGACGGCGAATAAACCAGCGCGGCGAGCCCGTTGTCGGGCGTCGCATGCCAGAGGTTTTGTGTGAACTTGGGCCAGCCTTGGTGCATGTTCGAGGCGCAGCAGGGATAACCCGAGAGCAGTCCGTAAACGAGATTGGTGCCGTGCTGGAGAACATCG
This genomic interval carries:
- a CDS encoding GNAT family N-acetyltransferase; protein product: MSPPVEITEVSHKEIPIDLLLQADPSEEKLKGYLPRSTCFAAWLDGLPVGACAVIPTAEKVYELMCISVAPAHQQKGIGARLLRHVIAEIGKLGAKQLTVGTGSFGYQLSFYQRQGFRVSSIDRDFFIKNYQVPIFENGIQLRDMLRLTFDYGKST
- the atpC gene encoding ATP synthase F1 subunit epsilon, which codes for MLTLEIVTPAACVYSETIDTVVVPTTSGEIGILPGHLPLLTQVRAGELRVTKDGVEDYIIIGDGFAEIECDRVSILAENAINDEEIDTNAAEAAVKRAEAALKNRDSMTPEELDRVEAAMRFSMAQLAHKLMKK
- the atpD gene encoding F0F1 ATP synthase subunit beta codes for the protein MTTGKITQVLGAVVDVQFAENEIPPINQALTVEFTAAGKAEKLTLEVQQHLGDGVARTIAMSSSEGLVRGMDVIDTGAPITVPVGEGVLGRIFNVTGDTVDDRGPVTAEKRYPIHRDPPALVEQDTKAEILETGIKVFDLICPFLKGGKAGIFGGAGVGKTVVILELINNIAKAHGGYSVFAGVGERSREGNDLYHEMSEAGVINQDDLSKSKVALVYGQMNEPPGARMRVALSALSMTEYFRDEKHQDVLLFIDNIFRFSQAGSEVSALLGRSPSAVGYQPTLANEMGILQERITSTKNGSITSVQAVYVPADDLTDPAPANTFAHLDSTIVLERSVAELGIYPAVDPLASTSKALDPAIVGEEHYNTAREVQRVLQRYKDLQDIIAILGMDELSDEDKVTVYRARKLQRFLSQPFSVAEVFNGFPGKYVPVAETIRGFKMILNGELDEAAEADFFMKGSIDEILALAKK
- a CDS encoding F0F1 ATP synthase subunit gamma — its product is MPSTRDIRRRIKSVKNTRQITRAMELVASSKMKKAQQAAISGRPYASLLVSMIANIAPHFEEGESLHPFIDKREIKTRGILLITTDKGLCGPSTPTSSSSSPTTFRAPHPRSLSPSDARARNTSPG
- a CDS encoding F0F1 ATP synthase subunit delta, coding for MKPGKKTTQFARQLVKLSLGADGRPSSERVAAVLVCVEKMKSAGAIALLKAYRHFLAIEVARTQALIEHAGPVSDAIIAQIAAAMTKHYARPVAPVPKSTPELLAGLRVRVGDDVYDASVAGSLRMLADATGGN
- a CDS encoding four helix bundle protein, whose protein sequence is MNKNDKDLPERTYQYGRRIIALFEALPEGKVAQVLGMQVLRSGTSVGANYSEADFGRTKPEFIAKMGDCLRELAESNFWLRNIQDSKLVKSARIQPLRDETEELIRIFITIIKKTKNDKNNGDETE
- the atpA gene encoding F0F1 ATP synthase subunit alpha; protein product: MTVLEQVEAQIAQLTTRTTKRNTGTIRALADGVAQIDGLSDAMYNEMVQFPGNAIGIALNLGQDEVGCIILGDIAALKEGDEVRTTGKLLSVPVGKALLGRVVDALGNPVDGKGPIDAKETYPVERIAPGIISRKSVSQPVFTGITAIDSMIPIGRGQRELIIGDRGTGKTTIAIDTVLNQAKINKIGLASGDPNFRPIYSIYVAVGQKNSNIVRTIATLEAAGALEYTVVVAAPAADNVANQYIAPFAGAAMGEWFMENNMDALIIYDDLSKHAVAYRQISLILKRPSGREAYPGDVFYLHSRLLERAARLDGKGSLTALPIVETLAGDISAYIPTNIISITDGQIFLETDLFNQGTRPAVSVGLSVSRVGSSAQIKATKQVGGKLKGELAQFRELAAFAQFGSDLDERTKKQLDRGSRIVELFKQPAGAPIPIEQQVVTLWAMQNGYYDALEIKDIIATAKSLREFFATRKEDILTEIRTKAALDKDLEAKIKAATDEWQLTQKA
- the atpB gene encoding F0F1 ATP synthase subunit A: MALSVFAFATAAFASGAEGHSAVATAAGELFKIGPISITNSMVTSWLVALALIVAVRLAIGKRPKLVPTRAQAMVESLVEGLLNMITPIVGKRVAKPAFPLLVGLFIFILIQNWSGLFPGVGTLRVWDEGAGWKEIIRPGNADMNMTIALALIATAAWAYFILRYAGLKAVLADWFGNKADRREVPLPIYLFLYLVFFLVGIIEIISIVFRPVSLSFRLFGNVFGGENLLHSMQALFKWGLPIPFYFLEVLIGLVQALVFTLLVSVYIGLICNHEDGHEEAHDDAAGTKAKEDSRAAIEAPAPGTVATTTPTVATAAPN
- a CDS encoding F0F1 ATP synthase subunit gamma, with translation MPRTTSAKFVSVGRKGTQYLARMKRDMIADFPVSDHVTFSETRNVVQFMVKKYLEGEIDTIEVLYATFKNTLVQVPQLRPVLPLANLAQAVEDLRKQSGAEHKCDTREFIYEPGPKAVLDALLPFYVNRVIHQYFLGAKASEHSARMVAMKTAKDNASKLLDNLTLKFNKARQTAITNEIIEIAAASFAQQS
- a CDS encoding ATP synthase F0 subunit C is translated as MIPIIAEITGSIQGALGCFAAAIGVGLVGMKAVEAVGRNPGASGKILVQSILGMALAEAVAFYSLFL
- the atpF gene encoding F0F1 ATP synthase subunit B, which gives rise to MVSFSVVAYILWRFAFKPILATLDTRQKKIDEGIKYAEQMKAELAASQQKQEAILREAQTKAQQIIADTQKTAKEYADKQQQEAVVRAADIVAKAQQAVELEHKKMLADARGEIARLVVATTERVLAKRLSDEDRAAYNATASESLINNEK